A region of Massilia sp. KIM DNA encodes the following proteins:
- a CDS encoding WG repeat-containing protein — MKLTSHVVLGVLVSFWFSFCTAANLCPPTDKAQDWASDCFVTDPSGDRLVRPQFVKNIRLNKRGVALIMIEHPRELVAVNAAGRVVIPGIRHTGDFDYPAPPEGLGRYDTPAKDGGGRRCGYFDVRTFRIVVPAAYDYCERFDEGRAKVCTDCVEYCTVWECQDSIALGGQAMLIDTKGHPVRQVVQPTLADVCRSRGTVKIGKTTSSRPLLECVPGGPGR, encoded by the coding sequence GTGAAGCTCACTTCACACGTGGTATTGGGCGTTCTGGTCTCATTCTGGTTCAGCTTTTGCACGGCCGCGAACCTGTGTCCTCCAACTGATAAAGCGCAGGATTGGGCGAGTGACTGCTTTGTGACCGACCCGTCGGGTGACCGGCTTGTGCGCCCGCAATTCGTGAAAAACATCAGGCTAAATAAACGCGGCGTGGCGCTTATCATGATCGAGCATCCGCGCGAACTGGTAGCTGTCAACGCAGCCGGAAGAGTAGTCATTCCAGGAATACGCCATACTGGCGATTTCGACTACCCTGCCCCGCCCGAAGGTTTGGGCCGCTACGACACCCCGGCCAAGGATGGCGGCGGTCGGCGATGCGGCTATTTCGACGTGCGTACGTTCCGGATTGTTGTTCCAGCGGCCTACGACTATTGCGAGCGCTTTGACGAAGGAAGGGCAAAAGTGTGCACGGACTGCGTGGAGTATTGCACGGTCTGGGAGTGCCAGGACAGCATTGCGCTCGGCGGACAGGCAATGCTGATCGACACGAAAGGCCATCCGGTACGCCAAGTAGTCCAGCCAACGCTGGCCGACGTATGTCGCTCGCGTGGAACGGTCAAAATCGGCAAGACGACCAGTTCGCGTCCACTGCTGGAATGCGTGCCGGGCGGACCTGGGCGCTAA
- a CDS encoding PEP-CTERM sorting domain-containing protein: MLTRIKQGIVLLFVLPAAALAEPITIVTYSTGMTDYYSLSTPTPYELTITATYESTSPIEYATTPFGVEQRLVSQNTPYVIEFKNKYETFQRSGIGFGELFGLIPGTSDGNEYFGQRISIDLGGEDSVSYQQRGWGPVGGFGEGGLLATRQIDVSAGLRSDIHRAAYNSGPGIDQLFSTDAPSTFSLHVSPVPEPASYALLGAGLGFFGLVRRVRRKIAA; this comes from the coding sequence ATGCTTACTCGAATCAAGCAAGGCATCGTGCTGTTGTTTGTGCTCCCAGCGGCGGCCTTGGCCGAGCCCATCACCATCGTCACGTATTCGACAGGAATGACCGATTACTACTCCTTGTCCACGCCGACGCCGTATGAACTCACGATCACGGCGACCTATGAGTCGACGTCTCCCATCGAATATGCGACAACACCGTTTGGCGTCGAACAACGCCTTGTGAGCCAGAATACGCCGTATGTAATTGAATTCAAAAACAAATACGAGACCTTCCAGCGCTCGGGCATCGGTTTTGGCGAACTGTTCGGCCTCATCCCGGGTACGTCCGATGGAAACGAATACTTTGGCCAAAGAATCTCGATCGACCTCGGAGGCGAGGACTCTGTTTCCTATCAGCAGAGAGGCTGGGGCCCTGTAGGCGGCTTCGGCGAAGGTGGCCTCTTGGCCACGCGTCAAATCGACGTCAGTGCAGGCTTGCGATCCGATATACACCGGGCTGCTTATAACAGCGGGCCGGGTATCGATCAACTCTTCAGCACCGATGCGCCTTCGACCTTCTCGCTTCATGTCAGCCCTGTTCCGGAGCCTGCTTCATACGCGCTGCTGGGCGCAGGACTGGGCTTTTTCGGATTAGTGCGTCGGGTCCGCCGCAAGATAGCAGCATAA
- a CDS encoding cupin domain-containing protein: MDDKVNIPAALAELGEFWSQRTVAQANGQLFKVAKGIGSTNWHRHDDQDELFIVYEGRLTIQLEDRSVELGPGDIFVVPRGTMHCPKADVESRFLIAGLNITSTAAGGKPAMSHQG, encoded by the coding sequence ATGGACGATAAAGTCAATATTCCCGCCGCCCTGGCGGAACTGGGCGAGTTCTGGTCGCAGCGGACCGTCGCGCAAGCGAACGGCCAGCTGTTCAAGGTCGCCAAGGGGATTGGCTCGACCAACTGGCATCGTCACGACGACCAGGACGAGCTCTTCATCGTGTACGAAGGGCGTTTGACGATTCAGCTCGAGGATCGCTCGGTCGAGCTGGGTCCCGGGGACATCTTCGTGGTGCCGCGCGGGACCATGCATTGCCCCAAGGCCGATGTCGAGTCGCGCTTCCTGATCGCTGGCCTGAACATCACCTCGACGGCGGCTGGCGGCAAACCCGCGATGAGCCATCAGGGGTAG
- a CDS encoding PEP-CTERM sorting domain-containing protein codes for MHSKLRNFALSAALALGAPYACAGVLSFDDIVGPDGFAAVPANYGGLDWASSGLNVFTGEQAPFTPHSGQGRVTTDWIDGGPIASTIRFLAPTVFNGAWFAGYADSSVRFDLYAAGQLVASSDWLQLSETPAFLDAGWDFAVDAVVVSTGYQASYVMDDFSFEDAAQVPEPGTLALVLAGIGLAGAGRRRRRTGAQG; via the coding sequence ATGCATTCCAAACTACGCAACTTCGCCCTGAGCGCCGCCCTCGCGCTCGGCGCTCCCTACGCCTGCGCCGGCGTGCTCAGCTTCGACGACATCGTCGGCCCGGACGGCTTCGCCGCCGTGCCCGCCAACTATGGCGGGCTTGACTGGGCGAGCTCCGGCCTGAACGTCTTCACCGGCGAGCAGGCGCCCTTCACGCCCCATTCGGGGCAGGGCCGCGTGACAACTGACTGGATCGACGGCGGGCCGATCGCCAGCACCATCCGTTTCCTGGCCCCGACCGTCTTCAACGGCGCCTGGTTCGCAGGTTACGCCGACAGCAGCGTGCGTTTCGACCTGTACGCTGCCGGCCAACTGGTCGCCAGTTCGGACTGGTTGCAACTTTCCGAGACGCCGGCCTTTCTCGATGCCGGCTGGGACTTCGCCGTGGACGCCGTGGTCGTTTCGACCGGCTACCAGGCTTCCTACGTGATGGACGACTTCAGCTTCGAGGACGCGGCGCAGGTGCCGGAACCGGGCACCCTGGCCCTGGTGTTGGCCGGCATCGGGCTGGCCGGTGCGGGACGCCGCCGCCGGCGCACGGGCGCACAAGGCTGA
- a CDS encoding phosphocholine-specific phospholipase C: protein MTSRRSFIRNSARAGIAAGAYAAFPASIQRALAIPAHNATGTIRDVEHVVILMQENRAFDHYFGTLPGVRGFGDRFPIPLPEGRNVWQQRQANGALLTPFHLDGSVGNAQRANGTPHDWLDSQLAWDNGRMDQWPRYKNPISMGYFKENEIPFQFALANAFTLCDAYHCAMHTGTDANRSFFLTGTNGAVPTGAAFVTNEWDAIDGLPAGVNTGYTWTTYAERLEAAGVSWISYQNMPDEWGDNMLGAFRQFRRANIASGYPVSSGGSPGRPYTNTGQALPYKAYDAARDNPGNPLYKGIANTLPGTQPEQYLDAFRRDVLEGKLPQVSWVNAPSIYCEHPGPSSPVQGAWFIQEVLDALTANPEVWSKTVLIVTYDENDGYFDHVPSPSAPSPDGKGGYAGKTTLPQAALGPEYYTHPRPPGSTSQPAPDGRVYGPGPRVPMFVISPWSRGGWVNSQVFDHTSVLRFLEARFGVMEPNIGAFRRAVCGDLTSAFNFATPNSETLPVLKGRKSKSEADALRAAQQRLAQIKPPAAPQMPLQAPGTRPSRALPYELATFCEIQPGASMNAARVQLGFVNTGRQAAVFHVYDRKDLGAVPRRYTVEAGKSLADVWTPAVGGAYDLWVLGPNGYHRHFSGSALRAVAAGQPRPEVQVRCDAASGELVLRLMNTGANTCTFNLSANAYAALRQQHTLAARTELTVRIPVAGNAYWYDLSATVSGQPDYLRRFAGRVETGRHTVSDPALGLA from the coding sequence ATGACCTCACGCCGCAGCTTCATCCGCAATAGCGCCCGCGCCGGCATCGCCGCCGGCGCCTACGCCGCCTTCCCCGCCTCGATCCAGCGCGCCCTCGCCATCCCCGCCCATAATGCCACCGGCACCATCCGCGACGTCGAGCACGTGGTAATCCTGATGCAGGAGAACCGCGCCTTCGACCATTATTTCGGCACCTTGCCCGGAGTGCGCGGCTTCGGCGACCGCTTCCCGATTCCGCTGCCGGAAGGCCGCAACGTGTGGCAGCAGCGTCAGGCCAATGGCGCGCTCCTGACGCCCTTCCACCTGGACGGCAGCGTCGGCAACGCCCAGCGCGCCAACGGCACCCCGCACGACTGGCTGGATAGCCAACTGGCCTGGGACAACGGCCGCATGGACCAGTGGCCGCGCTACAAGAACCCGATCTCCATGGGCTATTTCAAGGAGAACGAGATCCCCTTCCAGTTCGCCCTGGCCAACGCCTTCACCCTGTGCGACGCCTACCACTGCGCGATGCACACCGGCACCGACGCCAACCGCTCCTTCTTCCTGACCGGCACCAATGGCGCGGTGCCGACCGGCGCCGCCTTCGTCACCAACGAATGGGATGCGATCGACGGCCTGCCCGCCGGCGTCAACACCGGCTACACCTGGACCACCTATGCCGAGCGCCTGGAAGCCGCCGGCGTGAGCTGGATCAGCTACCAGAACATGCCCGACGAGTGGGGCGACAACATGCTGGGCGCCTTCCGCCAGTTCCGGCGCGCCAACATCGCCTCGGGCTACCCGGTCTCGAGCGGCGGCTCGCCCGGCCGTCCCTACACCAACACCGGCCAGGCCTTGCCCTACAAGGCCTACGACGCCGCGCGCGACAACCCCGGCAATCCGCTCTACAAGGGCATCGCCAACACCCTGCCGGGCACCCAGCCCGAGCAGTACCTGGACGCCTTCCGGCGCGACGTCCTTGAGGGCAAGCTGCCCCAGGTGTCGTGGGTCAACGCGCCCTCGATCTATTGCGAGCATCCGGGCCCGTCGAGCCCGGTGCAAGGCGCCTGGTTCATCCAGGAAGTGCTGGACGCCCTCACCGCCAACCCGGAAGTCTGGAGCAAGACCGTGCTGATCGTCACCTACGACGAGAACGACGGCTATTTCGACCACGTCCCCTCGCCCTCGGCGCCTTCACCAGACGGCAAGGGCGGCTATGCGGGCAAGACCACCCTGCCTCAGGCCGCACTGGGTCCCGAGTACTACACCCACCCGCGCCCGCCCGGCAGCACCAGCCAGCCGGCCCCGGACGGGCGGGTCTACGGACCCGGTCCACGGGTGCCGATGTTCGTGATCTCGCCCTGGAGCCGCGGCGGCTGGGTCAACTCGCAGGTCTTCGACCACACCTCGGTGCTGCGCTTCCTCGAGGCGCGCTTCGGCGTGATGGAGCCGAACATCGGCGCTTTCCGGCGCGCCGTCTGCGGCGACCTGACCAGCGCCTTCAACTTCGCCACCCCGAACAGCGAGACCCTGCCGGTGCTCAAGGGCCGCAAGAGCAAGAGCGAGGCCGACGCCCTGCGCGCCGCCCAGCAGCGCCTGGCGCAGATCAAGCCGCCCGCCGCGCCCCAGATGCCCTTGCAGGCGCCCGGCACCCGGCCTTCGCGCGCGCTGCCCTATGAGCTGGCCACCTTCTGCGAGATCCAGCCCGGCGCCAGCATGAACGCCGCGCGCGTGCAGCTCGGCTTCGTCAACACTGGCCGCCAGGCCGCCGTGTTCCACGTCTACGACCGAAAGGACCTGGGCGCGGTGCCGCGCCGCTACACCGTCGAGGCGGGCAAGTCGCTGGCCGACGTCTGGACGCCCGCGGTGGGCGGCGCCTACGACCTGTGGGTGCTCGGCCCGAACGGCTACCACCGCCACTTCAGCGGCAGCGCCCTGCGCGCGGTCGCGGCCGGACAGCCCCGCCCCGAAGTGCAGGTGCGCTGCGACGCCGCCAGCGGCGAGCTGGTGCTGCGACTGATGAACACTGGCGCCAATACCTGCACCTTCAACCTCAGCGCCAACGCCTACGCCGCCCTGCGCCAGCAGCACACGCTCGCGGCGCGCACCGAGCTGACGGTCCGCATTCCGGTGGCAGGCAACGCTTATTGGTACGACCTGAGCGCGACCGTCTCCGGTCAGCCGGATTACCTGCGCCGCTTCGCCGGCCGCGTCGAGACCGGCCGCCACACGGTGAGCGACCCGGCCCTGGGCCTGGCCTGA
- a CDS encoding bifunctional diguanylate cyclase/phosphodiesterase codes for MDGPPGSDELARVHRTLRTVSAANRTLLRATDEMELLNAMCRVVVETGGYRMAFVGYAMDDPEKSVVHVAGVGGDEAFLAVVPKTWADNEYGQTAIATAIRTGKPSVARNILTEDAFAALPGLREQVRAKGCSAVTALPLQVEGKVIGAMTVLAAEPEAFGPAEVELLSELGCDLSFGIATLRMRERHRQAEATIQRLAFYDPLTGLANRSLLMRELERVLGEAHAANVPVLVLDLEVVRFAEINRVLGYACGDRLLLELVRRVGAALPPQALFARLGETDLCVAMQGCASDAIQLARRLIALMEEPVPIEEGMIDARIGVGIALFPGHGLDPATLVRRAAGALQGTCHATGGYAIHAGGQERDSQRRLRLIGDLHRAVRQHELQLFCQPKVDIASGALCGVEALVRWQHPVHGLIQPVDFIPLAEQAGTITPVTTWIMDAAFHQSYIWHQAGMYVPMAINLSAQDLYNPHLLDRVQGLFSTWGLPPELIQFELTESTLMAEPATALETVRRLKDAGVQLYVDDFGTGYSGLSYLQRLPLDGIKIDQSFVMPMVCNSDSAVIVSSTIELGHNLGLNVIAEGVENESILQRLGALGCDVAQGYLIAKPMPVAALEAWRHGYSRPGVH; via the coding sequence ATGGACGGTCCCCCTGGCTCTGACGAACTCGCCCGTGTCCACCGTACGCTGCGCACCGTCAGCGCGGCCAACCGCACCCTGCTGCGGGCCACCGATGAAATGGAGCTTTTGAACGCCATGTGCCGCGTTGTGGTCGAGACCGGCGGCTATCGCATGGCCTTCGTCGGCTACGCCATGGACGATCCCGAGAAAAGCGTGGTCCACGTGGCGGGCGTCGGCGGCGACGAGGCCTTCCTGGCGGTAGTGCCCAAGACCTGGGCCGACAACGAATACGGCCAGACCGCGATCGCCACCGCGATCCGCACGGGCAAGCCCAGCGTGGCGCGCAACATCCTGACCGAGGACGCCTTCGCCGCCCTGCCCGGCCTGCGCGAACAGGTACGCGCCAAAGGCTGTTCGGCGGTCACCGCCCTGCCGCTGCAGGTGGAAGGCAAGGTGATCGGCGCGATGACGGTGCTGGCCGCCGAGCCCGAAGCCTTCGGCCCTGCGGAAGTCGAACTCCTGAGCGAACTGGGCTGCGACCTGAGCTTTGGTATCGCCACGCTGCGCATGCGAGAGCGCCACCGCCAGGCCGAGGCCACCATCCAGCGCCTGGCCTTCTACGACCCGCTCACCGGCCTGGCCAACCGCAGCCTGCTGATGCGGGAACTCGAGCGCGTCCTAGGCGAAGCCCACGCCGCCAATGTGCCGGTGCTGGTGCTCGACCTCGAAGTGGTACGCTTCGCCGAGATCAACCGCGTGCTCGGCTACGCCTGCGGCGACCGGCTCCTGCTCGAACTTGTGCGCCGCGTGGGCGCGGCCCTGCCGCCGCAGGCCTTGTTCGCCCGCCTCGGCGAAACCGACTTGTGCGTCGCCATGCAGGGCTGCGCCTCCGACGCGATCCAGCTGGCGCGGCGCCTTATTGCGCTGATGGAAGAACCAGTGCCGATCGAGGAAGGCATGATCGACGCCCGTATCGGCGTCGGCATCGCGCTCTTTCCCGGCCACGGGCTCGATCCCGCCACCCTGGTGCGGCGCGCCGCCGGCGCCCTGCAGGGCACCTGTCACGCGACCGGCGGCTACGCCATCCACGCCGGCGGCCAGGAGCGCGACAGCCAGCGCCGCCTGCGCCTGATCGGCGACCTCCACCGCGCCGTGCGCCAGCACGAGCTGCAGCTGTTCTGCCAGCCCAAGGTCGACATCGCCAGCGGCGCGCTGTGCGGCGTGGAGGCGCTGGTGCGCTGGCAGCATCCGGTGCACGGCCTGATCCAGCCCGTCGATTTCATCCCGCTCGCCGAACAGGCCGGCACCATCACCCCGGTGACGACCTGGATCATGGACGCCGCCTTCCACCAGAGCTATATCTGGCACCAGGCCGGCATGTATGTGCCAATGGCGATCAACCTGTCGGCCCAGGACCTGTACAACCCGCACCTGCTGGACCGCGTCCAGGGCCTGTTCTCCACCTGGGGCCTGCCGCCGGAACTGATCCAGTTCGAGCTCACCGAAAGCACCCTGATGGCCGAACCGGCCACCGCGCTCGAGACCGTGCGGCGACTGAAGGACGCCGGGGTCCAGCTCTACGTCGACGATTTCGGCACCGGCTACTCGGGCCTGAGCTACCTCCAGCGTCTGCCGCTGGACGGGATCAAGATCGACCAGTCCTTCGTGATGCCGATGGTCTGCAACAGCGACTCGGCCGTGATCGTCTCCTCGACCATCGAGCTCGGCCACAACCTGGGGCTGAACGTGATCGCAGAGGGCGTCGAAAACGAATCCATCCTCCAGCGCCTGGGGGCGCTCGGCTGCGACGTGGCCCAGGGCTACCTGATCGCCAAGCCGATGCCGGTGGCGGCCCTGGAAGCCTGGCGACATGGTTACAGCCGGCCCGGCGTCCACTAG
- a CDS encoding DUF1272 domain-containing protein codes for MLQMRPNCECCDKDLPAEAPGAMICSFECTFCTDCVSGVLGGRCPNCGGGLVARPTRALEKLANNPASTTRVLKAGGCKLAA; via the coding sequence ATGCTGCAGATGCGCCCCAACTGCGAGTGCTGCGACAAGGACCTGCCCGCGGAAGCGCCGGGAGCGATGATCTGTTCCTTTGAATGCACCTTCTGCACCGACTGCGTGAGCGGCGTGCTTGGTGGCCGCTGCCCGAATTGCGGCGGCGGCCTGGTTGCCCGTCCGACGCGGGCGCTGGAAAAGCTGGCGAACAATCCGGCTTCCACCACCCGCGTGCTGAAGGCGGGCGGCTGCAAGCTGGCCGCCTAG
- a CDS encoding MarR family winged helix-turn-helix transcriptional regulator has protein sequence MAETLSTGFCLRLAGAYATLTARLDKALGAHHGIGFADYRLLLELQRAEDGRLGREELARRLGLPVAGALRLLLPLEKIGLVTRAAGVAALTPAGAELVGNATVVVDNVSRYALGNYGRPQLEETSGLLERIAAGPR, from the coding sequence ATGGCCGAGACGCTCAGCACCGGCTTTTGCCTGCGCCTGGCCGGCGCCTATGCCACGCTGACGGCGCGCCTGGACAAGGCCCTCGGCGCCCATCACGGGATCGGCTTCGCCGACTACCGGCTGCTGCTGGAATTGCAGCGCGCCGAAGATGGCCGGCTCGGCCGCGAAGAACTGGCGCGGCGCCTGGGCCTCCCGGTGGCCGGCGCGCTGCGCCTGCTGCTGCCGCTCGAGAAGATCGGCCTAGTGACGCGCGCCGCCGGCGTCGCCGCGCTGACCCCGGCCGGCGCCGAACTGGTGGGCAACGCCACCGTGGTGGTCGACAACGTCAGCCGCTACGCGCTGGGCAACTATGGCAGGCCGCAGCTGGAGGAAACCTCGGGCCTGCTGGAGCGCATCGCCGCCGGGCCGCGCTGA
- a CDS encoding hemolysin family protein has protein sequence MTDILIILVLILLNGVFAMSELALVSAKRMRLERRAEEGSRGARAALKLSDNPSHFLSTVQVGITLIGIFNGAFGEASMVSRLTPQIAGVEPLAPYAREIALAIVVVAITFASIILGELVPKRIAMQYPETMATLIAPPLRFLSAAMAPFVKVLSLTTEAIVRLIGIRHGKDETPTEEDIAGMIKEGTDAGVFEKTEYDIVSRALRLDDRHLKALMTPRVDLVMIDLEAERGRILELVADHPYSRFPVYKGDRAHIIGYIMVRDLFAQAVRGGALDAIDLDAAVQPLLYVPETVSAMALLESFKKNRAELALIVDEYGDIQGMVTLSDVMGALVGDDVAIGEEHDPDAVQRQDGSWLLDGGMTLDRFRDLLGIQMDFPGEESDAYHTLAGFVLFQLGYIPKVAESFEWGGYCFEVVDMDGNRIDRILLQRRDPPSQPAGEQLER, from the coding sequence ATGACAGACATATTGATCATCCTCGTTCTGATCCTCCTGAACGGGGTGTTCGCCATGAGCGAGCTCGCGCTCGTTTCCGCCAAGCGCATGCGCCTCGAGCGGCGCGCGGAAGAAGGCAGCCGCGGCGCACGCGCCGCGCTCAAGCTCTCCGACAATCCCAGTCACTTCCTTTCCACCGTCCAGGTCGGGATCACCCTGATCGGCATCTTCAACGGCGCCTTCGGCGAGGCCTCCATGGTCTCGCGCCTGACGCCCCAGATCGCGGGCGTGGAGCCGCTGGCGCCCTATGCGCGCGAGATCGCACTGGCCATCGTGGTGGTGGCGATCACCTTCGCCTCCATCATCCTGGGCGAACTCGTTCCCAAGCGCATTGCCATGCAGTATCCGGAGACGATGGCCACCCTGATCGCGCCGCCGCTGCGCTTCCTGTCGGCCGCGATGGCCCCCTTCGTCAAGGTGCTCTCGCTGACCACCGAGGCCATCGTGCGCCTGATCGGCATCCGCCACGGCAAGGACGAGACGCCGACCGAGGAAGACATCGCCGGCATGATCAAGGAAGGCACCGACGCCGGCGTGTTCGAGAAGACCGAATACGACATCGTCTCGCGCGCCCTGCGCCTGGACGACCGCCACCTGAAGGCCCTGATGACGCCGCGCGTCGACCTGGTCATGATCGATCTCGAGGCCGAGCGCGGCAGGATCCTCGAACTGGTGGCCGACCACCCTTACAGCCGCTTCCCCGTGTACAAGGGCGACCGCGCCCATATCATCGGCTACATCATGGTGCGCGACCTGTTTGCCCAGGCCGTGCGCGGCGGCGCGCTCGACGCCATCGACCTCGACGCCGCGGTCCAGCCTCTGCTCTACGTGCCCGAGACCGTGAGCGCCATGGCCTTGCTGGAGTCGTTCAAGAAGAACCGGGCCGAGCTGGCCCTGATCGTCGACGAGTACGGCGACATCCAGGGCATGGTCACCCTCAGCGACGTGATGGGCGCCCTCGTCGGCGACGACGTCGCCATCGGCGAGGAGCACGACCCAGACGCGGTGCAGCGCCAGGACGGCAGCTGGCTACTCGACGGCGGCATGACCCTCGACCGCTTCCGCGACCTGCTCGGCATCCAGATGGATTTCCCGGGCGAGGAAAGCGACGCCTACCACACGCTGGCCGGCTTCGTGCTGTTCCAGCTCGGCTACATTCCCAAGGTGGCCGAATCCTTCGAGTGGGGCGGTTACTGCTTTGAAGTAGTGGACATGGACGGCAACCGCATCGACCGCATTCTGCTGCAGCGGCGCGATCCTCCCTCGCAGCCCGCCGGGGAACAGCTAGAGCGCTGA
- the hmgA gene encoding homogentisate 1,2-dioxygenase: MSYQSGFGNEFATEALPGALPLHRNSPQRVAHGLYAEQISGTAFTAPRSHNRRSWLYRIRPAAVHGAFAPMDAGRIVSRFDNPAPPDQMRWSPLPIPTAPTDFIEGWVTMAGNGSPEAMHGCAIHLYAANRDMDGRYFYSADGELLIVPQLGRLSIATELGLVELEPHEIAVIPRGVRFAVSLPDGQARGYICENFGALLRLPDLGPIGSNGLANPRDFLTPVARYEDLEGDFELVAKFCGRLWRAAIDHSPLDVVAWHGNYAPYKYDLRHFNTIGSISYDHPDPSIFLVLQAPSDTPGVDTLDFVIFPPRWLVGEDTFRPPWFHRNVASEFMGLIHGAYDAKAEGFVPGGASLHNCMSGHGPDAATFDKASGADTSQPHKVADTMAFMFETRTVLVPTEYAQQSPQRQGHYQQCWAGIRKYFRPEQ, encoded by the coding sequence ATGAGCTACCAGTCCGGTTTCGGCAACGAATTCGCCACCGAAGCCCTGCCCGGCGCCCTGCCGCTGCACCGTAATTCGCCGCAGCGGGTGGCCCACGGCCTGTATGCCGAGCAGATCTCGGGCACGGCCTTCACCGCGCCGCGCAGCCACAACCGCCGCTCCTGGCTGTACCGCATCCGGCCGGCCGCGGTCCACGGCGCCTTCGCGCCGATGGACGCCGGCCGCATCGTGAGCCGCTTCGACAACCCGGCCCCGCCCGACCAGATGCGCTGGAGCCCGCTGCCGATCCCCACCGCGCCGACCGACTTCATCGAGGGCTGGGTGACCATGGCCGGCAACGGCTCGCCCGAGGCGATGCACGGCTGCGCCATCCACCTCTATGCCGCCAACCGCGACATGGACGGCCGTTATTTCTACAGCGCCGACGGCGAACTGCTGATCGTGCCCCAGCTGGGGCGCCTGTCGATCGCCACCGAGCTGGGCCTGGTCGAACTCGAACCGCACGAGATCGCCGTGATCCCGCGCGGCGTGCGCTTCGCCGTCAGCCTGCCGGACGGCCAGGCGCGCGGCTACATCTGCGAGAACTTCGGCGCCCTGCTGCGCCTGCCGGACCTGGGGCCAATCGGCTCGAACGGCCTCGCCAACCCGCGCGACTTCCTGACTCCGGTGGCCCGGTACGAGGACCTCGAGGGCGATTTCGAGCTGGTCGCCAAGTTCTGCGGCCGCCTGTGGCGCGCCGCCATCGACCATTCGCCGCTCGACGTGGTGGCCTGGCACGGCAACTATGCGCCGTACAAGTACGACCTGCGCCACTTCAACACCATCGGCTCGATCAGCTACGACCACCCGGATCCGTCGATCTTCCTGGTGCTGCAGGCGCCTTCCGACACCCCGGGCGTGGACACCCTCGACTTCGTGATCTTCCCGCCGCGCTGGCTGGTCGGCGAAGACACCTTCCGCCCGCCCTGGTTCCACCGCAACGTGGCGAGCGAGTTCATGGGCCTGATCCACGGCGCCTACGACGCCAAGGCCGAGGGCTTCGTCCCGGGCGGCGCCAGCCTGCACAACTGCATGAGCGGCCACGGCCCGGACGCCGCCACCTTCGACAAGGCCAGCGGCGCCGACACCAGCCAGCCGCACAAGGTGGCCGACACCATGGCCTTCATGTTCGAGACCCGCACGGTGCTAGTGCCGACCGAGTACGCGCAGCAGTCGCCCCAGCGCCAGGGCCATTACCAGCAATGCTGGGCCGGCATCCGTAAGTATTTCCGACCAGAACAGTAA
- a CDS encoding LysR family transcriptional regulator: MIEPHTIDLNLLSVFQEVYRERQISSAAKRLGLSQSAVSNALARLRRSFGDELFVRTAAGMQPTPLALQMAEPIGVAMAQVALALNQRSRFDPATSTRRFTLAMTDVGEIYFMPILSERCRQLAPGVQLSSLRAGTVNLKEEMEGGRVDLAIGPFEDVSEALYQRHLFRQPYVTMFRKGHPLGRGELTLERFVRAEHLLVDSSESPYDRINVLLARAGIGPAVRYRVPHFTAVPYIVGSSELVVTVPQKLAERAAGPFGLEWATPPLELPLLQTHVFWHRRYNQDPGNQWLRGLLAEVFAE, translated from the coding sequence ATGATCGAACCGCATACCATTGACCTGAACCTGTTGTCCGTGTTCCAGGAAGTCTACCGGGAGCGCCAGATCTCGTCCGCCGCCAAGCGCCTCGGGCTGTCACAGTCGGCGGTGAGCAACGCCCTGGCGCGGCTGCGGCGCAGCTTCGGCGACGAACTGTTCGTGCGTACCGCCGCGGGCATGCAGCCGACGCCGCTGGCCCTGCAGATGGCCGAGCCGATCGGTGTGGCAATGGCCCAGGTGGCGCTGGCGCTCAACCAGCGCAGCCGCTTCGACCCGGCCACCAGCACCCGGCGCTTCACGCTGGCAATGACCGACGTCGGCGAGATCTATTTCATGCCGATTCTGTCCGAGCGCTGCCGGCAACTGGCGCCCGGGGTGCAGCTCTCCTCGCTGCGCGCCGGCACGGTGAACCTGAAGGAGGAGATGGAGGGCGGCAGGGTGGACCTGGCGATAGGGCCTTTCGAGGACGTCTCGGAAGCGCTGTACCAGCGCCACCTGTTCCGCCAGCCCTACGTGACGATGTTCCGCAAGGGCCATCCGCTCGGGCGGGGCGAACTGACGCTGGAGCGCTTCGTGCGCGCCGAGCACCTGCTGGTCGATTCGAGCGAAAGCCCCTACGACCGCATCAACGTCTTGCTGGCGCGCGCCGGGATCGGTCCGGCGGTGCGCTACCGGGTGCCGCATTTCACCGCGGTGCCCTATATCGTCGGAAGCAGCGAGCTGGTGGTGACCGTGCCCCAGAAGCTGGCCGAGCGCGCCGCCGGGCCCTTCGGGCTGGAGTGGGCGACGCCGCCGCTCGAGCTGCCGCTGCTGCAGACCCATGTGTTCTGGCACCGGCGCTACAACCAGGACCCGGGCAACCAGTGGCTGCGCGGATTGCTGGCGGAAGTCTTCGCCGAATGA